CTGGAATGGTATTCCAAGCCAGCCgatgcatatatttgaagatttgggaGAAGAAATACCATCTACTGAATGGGATAAATTTGGGGTGCATAAAGTAGTTAAGGAGAGACTTGAGGAAATTCATCTGTTGGGAATTTCGCATAATGATATAAGGCTCGACAATATACATGTTTCAATATCGGGAAGGGTCACTTTGATAGATTTTGGGTTGGCTTTTTATCCAAGTAGTGAAGAGCAGAAAAAAAGAGACTTTGAAGCCCTTGATGAGCTTGTCCCAATTACTGGTTATGGGATTTCTGGGGAGGATAAAATACGCGATGTTGTCTTGGCTAAAAacgaaaataatgaaagtgGATGGAATGATCATGCAAATTCCAGTGACGAAATAGTCTTTGACGAACTGGTTTTAGAGTCTGATGACACCCCAGGGTCTACTAAGGTTGATTTCAATTCGAAATATGATGAAACTTGATACAAATGACTTCGGACCAGTTCAGAAGTATTTTTGAAGGATGTGTACTTGGATTCTTATGTTTTACAGTGGTATGACTTATTAAGCTTaagataatgaataaaattatGTCATAATTCAAAACTATAAACAATGGGGCAGAGGAGCTTTGCAGAAAGTCTATATATCTTTATGATAGAAATTCCATGATTCACCATgatacaattgaatatttactagttaataaattatgTATGTCAAAGAAACGAAGTAAtacttctatttcatcataaCGTGAGCAACCTCGTCACCTAGAATGGAAAGCCATAGCTGAAAAAACGCACACAAAGATGTTCAAGCTAAGCTACTAGACTGGTCAAACATGCTTCTCATATACTTTTGATTCTTTCATTTATTGCATACAGCTTGTTCGTTCGTGCGTCGCCTGATACGAAAGCTTGTTGAGTTCGCTTGTCCATAGAAAACACTATAGCCTAAAGCCGTGCCCCTGAACACATCTTTGGCGTGCTTCAGAAACTCCTCATATCGCTCGTCCACCTTCAACATTCCTTCTGGTAGCAACCTTCAAACGGTGTTATGGTATTCTCGGACCAAGCATCTAACTAACTTGTCGAGCTCGCTCTTAATGAACCAGAACGAGCCGATCATCACCTTTCGGTTATCCTGCTGGTCGACTATCGTCTGGAAAGCCGGCAACGTcctattgaatttatgGTTGTATGACCGTGTGGACTCAAATGCATGGTATGCTAGATTCTCCCAGTTTTTTGATAATCTCCTTGGCGTTGTTTCTCATCAACATATAGTCTGCTATAGCcaacttcaagaaatagTTGATGCCGTCAAAGATTTTGGCTCGCACCTTCGACTGCGCAAACCGGTCATCGGGAAGCATCAACGAGATAATCACGGCTTTCATAAACATTTCAGTCGTGTCTTCTTCCACCACAATATACTTCTCGATCGTCTCCATCACCGCTCGCTTCACCACTTCGTCGGTGGGATTGGTCACCACTTCCTCGATGATTCGGTTATTGCATAACTTGGCAAACGTACAGAAAAAGCGGCCGGCGTAGTTTGCATATATCACCTGGGTCGTAAAGAGAGCCGGCACCTTCAATATTCCCTCTCGCAACATCCGGTTGTAAATGGGATGCGTGCCCTTCAAATGTGGTCTGTCCTGGAGAATATACTTCTTGACGGCCTCAAACACTGGTATGCTTTCTTCCTTGTTTTCGCTGTGTAGGTACTGCGGGTATCTCTTTCCGTAATATAGGTTGGTGTTGATTGTGCGGAGGAACTCGTTCTCGTGTCGAAGATGGGTATGCGGGCCTTCGATGGTTGTCATTGAAGTGGGCGGTTTGGTGTATTCTTTTTCGCGGTATAAATAGGAAAAGCCGCACTTTTGGTTGGGAATTGCATATCCGGTTGTTCTGAAGACGTGCCGTTGGAAGTTACAATTGACCCTGTGTTCTGTTCTAAGATGATGATTAATGTGTGACTTTGAGGCATGATTGAAGCAAAGCTTGCAAACATTTAGCTTAGATTCTTTGACTCGCATTGGCAATTTGCCGCAAATAGTTTGCCATGCGACACTTATCTCGCAGCTTACCATTTACTTAATATATACGtgtattttatatatcaacCCATACattcttcatttgattattcatattcctTTGAAATTGGCTGACCAAATATACCGCACAACTGTTGGTGTTCACTCTTGATCCTCTCAGGGTTAGCACTCACTGGGTTGGAACctaatttatcttctgtATATTCTGAGtatccaaaatcaataaaatatacctTCCCTtgagaatataaaatattccttGGGCTTATATCTCCATGTATTATGTTATAAAGGTGGATTATACTCAATTGTTCTTTAGCTTTCTCATAGGTTTCTTCATCGCGTGGTAGAGTCTCTTTAGCCAAATACTTCAAGACGATAAATGGCCCCAATGCGTGATAATGATTTCCTATAAAGAATCTCCCGTATACAGGTTTTTGAGCAATATAAACGCTGTTAAACTTAAAATTAGGTAAAAGCCGTTCATATGCTCGCTTCTCACATAAATATGCTCTTCGACAATTATCAAACATGTCGTGCTTTTTTAttacatatttattatgatCTCTCTTTGCCTTGGCAGGGTCAAATACTTTAACAATCAATTCTACTGTTTCATCGATGTCTTCCTTGAGATACATTTTTACGTCTTTAGAGTTgactttgaaaagttgagaATTAAACGTAACCCCGCTTTGTACATCAATACGTTTGAACTCCCCAAGTCCAATCTTTGGCTCAATGACATGTAGCTGTCTCATAAAAGCATtgtaattatttttaaaaattttatcagCCTTCTCACCTAGACCGTCTAAATATGTCAAGTACTCCTCGTCTGACTTACGAACATAGTCATAAATTGCATCTAGTCCTCTTTTAACGTAATTTAATTGGTATTCGTTAGCACTAAATGCCTCATAGATGAATGAAATTAGCCCTCCTCTCAACGTAAGGCCAGATGATTGACAATCTAGAATTCTATAATTCAAGGCTATGAATTTGCAGTTTCCAGGGCCTGTAAGTTTTTGATTGACTATTTCCATGCTTCGTTCTATATCTATTTCGATCAAGATAGTTGTATATGAGTCGGTCAACATGCCTTTGTTTGTGTGGTCAGAAAACATTTCCGCAacaacttgaataataaaactTACCATTCGTGATTCCGTAAAATCTACCACCTTCTCACCTTTCAAGATTGGTAACTTTTTGACTTCCACGATAGCGAGTGATCTTCGATGTTTCCATTTATCATACGCCACGACATCTGGGTGCgaatgaaatatatcattagatTGATGTGGTACTTTGGTGTTGACTCCTGTTCGACCTGCAGTATTTTTGGTACGGACATTAATctcaaaatataatagtGCTGCCACGCATTCACATATAGGGTTGAATAGATATTCCTTAAAGATTTCTTTGTATGTATCTTCATCGGTGGACGAGACGTCAGTCACAAGCATATACTTCATGTGTAAACCAAGGAAGAGCAAGtttgttattattcttttacTTTCATCCTTATTAAAATTGCTTGAGAATATGTCAgttttcaagatattttccaaattaaatGCCAATCTACCTTCCGgtattattttgttgaatgatTCATATTCAAGTTCAGAAAAAGTTTCAATAAGGACATTGTCTGTACCATGACTGGAACCAATAGCATGAAGAGTAGTAggattcaacaattttccATCTTTGCCTTGGAATTCGTACTCCGTGAATGGCATAAcgcaaaagaaaataaataattccTTCCACTCTTCTGGATGGTTTTTAAAGTACAATTTTTGACTTTGAGGCTCCAAGTCTACATCAGACGTATttccaattccaaaaaatttatacaCCATTTCGGTATGGGTGATATTTTGATGGGCACTTTTATCGAATAATGTTCTATAATTGAAACTGGTAATCCCAAATAGACCAATATCAGCATCAACATCCATGTCTCTGTGTTCACCGCCGCGTTCCAAAATATATCTCCTAATGCTATTAGGAAAAGTGTTGTTATCCATCGTGATTACATTAATGTGAGcaaaatcttcatttttcttgTGGACCTCCTCAATTTATAGCAAAATAACTAAAGTTAGCataaaagaaatacttGTTTCAAGTTTCATCTAGGaaataattgtattttGTGGGGTTCTGTATGCGAACATCACGAAAAAAGTTTTGGTATTACGGAGATTGACGAGTTTAGTAAGATCGCAGTTGATAACCACGAAGATGCTGATGTGGACGATGGAACAAGACAGATATTCTATAAAACAATATTGATATGCTGAATTCTAAGGGGACTACTGATCCCTACACCCGTTTGCAGGGATATGATTAAATCGAATCCCACATAACATAACATGCAAAACGTAGCGTGCGACACATCAGAAACAACAAATTGCAAGTTATGGTTGTGTCAAATCAAGTGCTGATTTACATTCGCATTTTACGACGTTGCATTTAATCTATCATATAAGTTTGCAAGTTAATTCTTGATTCGGCTGTCGCGTCTCAAGTTGATAAGTGCATCTTTTTAGTGGAAGCTCAGTAGCAAATAAGATAAAATCTTTCAACAGAGCGAACAACCATAAACGACTACAATTATGTGCTTTACTAAAATTTTTCGATAAAGTAATACAATCTTACTTTTTTTTCCCAGTTTACAAACATTTACGACATTGCACCCAAACGGGTGTGCACCTTAACTATGGGAAAAACGCGCAATCTCCAAGTGCAGGGGACAGTAGCCATATTTATACTactttattgaaattggcTTTCAAAGAGATAGAAGGGCCTCATATTAGTAACTGGTATACTATAGTTGTAAATTGTTATAGTTTTTACCACATCGCTTTTAAGCCATCTTTTCAGTTTTGCGAACTAGAAAGTCGGGCTAATGTCATTTTAGTACAAGTAAGGCGTTTTACCTGCAGTACTGGGTACAAACTTAGTTTTAAAGTAAGGACGTTTATGCAACCTCGGACGCACCATCGGAGCACGAAATTGCCTTTACAGTGCTCCGAAGTCACTATTTAATGATTGAAATAATGCCAACAGctcaaaaaattgaaggataAAAAACATGGAGTCAACTATTAGGACAGACATAGAGAAGCTGGTACCAGTTTCAGAACTGAAAGAAAGACTTGACGGTGGTTACGGCTGGGTAATGGTTTTTGCAACCTTCTTATTCCTCTTTTCCACTTGGGGCGTCAATTCAGCATTTGGTGTCTATTTCTCtgaatatttaaaaaacAACACTTTTCCAGGAGCAAGTAGAATTGACTATGCTTTTATTGGCGGTATATCTTTTGGTGTGGGTCTCTTTTCAGGACCTTTGGTAAACTACGTACATGGAATATTAGGGACACATTTAACTATTTTGTTGGGAAATTGTTTCCAGTTTACTTCAATAATGCTTGCAAGTTGGTCCGTTAGTTTATGGCAACTATACTGCTCTCAGGGAATCATGCAATCTTTTGGCTTGGCTCTTATAAGCTTGCCGGCTTTAACATTATTGACACAGTGGTTCACAAAGCGTAGAGCCCTAGCTCAGGGATTAGCGGTCATGGGAAGCGGTGCAGGGGGTGTAACTTTCACTATGGCCATGTACAAAGTAATGGAAGTAAGAAATGTTCATTGGGCCCTAAGAGCACAAGCAATCATAAGCGCTTGTTTAGTATTAATCGGAGTGGCTCTCGTTCGTACTCGCACAAAAGCTGTTGTATTTATACCTATCGATATGCCTACCCTCAAATGCGTAGGATTTTGGTTACTATGTTTCTTCAATGTAACATGTGTTTTCGGATATGTCATCATATTGTATACCATGTCATCGTATACCACTTCATTAGGCTATACTCAATACCAAGGTGCTATCGTATCTACAATGGTACAAGTCGGATTCTGTTTTGGAAGGCCCTTGATAGGTCATGTGTCAGATATTGTCGGTCCGGCAACGATTACTGTTTTTTGCTACTATATGGCCACAATATTTACTCTTGCAATGTGGATAACCGCAAGAAATTATGAGTCGTTAATTATGCTTGCATTACTTGAGGGGACCTTCATAGGTGCAGTTTTTTCGACGACTGCTCCCATTATTGTTCATTTAGTGGGTCTCAGAAGAGTCAATGTTGCGTTCTGTATGCTGTGGGTATTTTTTGGGGTTGcttcaatatttggtgAGCCAGTTGGTGTGTGTTTGACTGACTTACTCCCGAATGGAAATCTAGATCCTAACCTGTTTAAAAAAACGGCAATTTTTGCTGGATGCTCGTTTTTTGTTTGTGCAACTTTCATGCTATTCTTGAGGGGATACCTAATTGCCAGAGAGAGAATTATGGAGAAATTCTACTCCGATGAAAAGTCAATAGATAGATTATATGTCAATGTTCCTGCACGAGATGTCTTCAATCACCTTTTTGTTTGGTCAAATATAAGAGcctaataatatttcaataatataatttatatatcgTAGTTAATAATCTATAATTACTGATTTGaatcaatataaataaaccTATGGCTGTATTTaagttaaataatttgcatCTACATCATTTTGTTAAcgataaacaaaaatagTTACGTACAGAATCATGCATATAAAATGACATTGAGGCCCAAATTTTTCGTTCCGCGAATATAATGACTACTCCCTGCAATTGGAATTGGAATATCGATGTCAATGTTACcgatattgaaaacaaaaacAAAAGTCGCATGTACAAGATGTCGAAGGAGCAAAGTAAAATGTAGTGGAGGATGTCCTTGTGATAAGTGTGCAAAGTACAATCTCGAATGTAAATATCCGAAAACTGAGGTCAAAGAAAGGATGACTCTATCCCCTGGAAAACTGAATAATTCAGATAATATACTGTCAATAGCCCAAGAGGGATCCAATGCCAATGAAACCAATAATATGCCTTTCAGACTGAAGGATGACAAAGATAGTCCACGGTTTCAGAAATATACCCTTAGTAAGAACATCAGTACATCCTACTGGAGATATACACATAGGTTTCAGAACGTCCTTTACCTCAACTTTTATAagtataatttgaataagcTACCACAGGAGATGCAAAAACATGTGAGAGAGCCACGGATACAGTTTTATGGATGGAATATGTCTGGACTACAATATGTTGAATTATCGGTTATGCCTAAAAAGCCCGagtttgattttgttaAAATACATGAATCGCTAGTGAAATATTACttagataaaatcaatCCATTATTAGGCATAATGAACATAAACTTCCTCCTGTATTTGTTACTGAGAGATCATTCTATTATGGAGACAAATTTAGAGGTTCCAGTTAAGCTTCATAAAGAAGACACATTACTTCTTGCAATGTTACATTTAATATACAGCATTTCAATCAGATTTATTGAGTTCGAAAAGGTGGATGGACCTGATAAACATATGCTTAAAGTAGAAAAATCgtttttgaatttgctTATCATTTACTCAGGAGCTTGAGCTTCGAAATTGTTTCGTTAGAGTTGATCAGGGCGTGGCTCTTGGTAACGTTCTATTTAAGAGTATGCCATACACAAAGATCCTGTATGGCTGCATTAGATCAGGCTAATTGTATGGCACGCAGCATGGGACTACATTTAAGTGAAATGAGTGAACTTCAGGAGAAAAAGTTAGGAAAAATTGACGCCAAAAAAGTATTTTGGTGTTTATATACATTTGACCAACTATACTCGATTCAGATTGGAAGAGAAGCTTTTTGgtcaagaaaagaaaatataacCGTGGATATTCCCACTCGAGATGACACTTCTAAAAGTGATGAATGCTTTCCTTTACCTTTTTATGGGATGTTAAAGCTCTCTTTATTGGCAAAAGATATTTCCGAAATGCACGTTGATGGTCTGATCTTTGAAAACAAGACCATAGTGATACAAAAGCTAGATAAAATGTACCAATGgttattttcaaatggCTTTTTCGATAATGGGGATCCATTGAATGCAATTGGAAACAAAAATGAGTCTTTTTTCAGGGAGCAAGTATTATTACAATTCTACGATATAAGTTTTTGTTTTTATGGCCCTTTCCTTCAAAGTTATGTTACTAAAGACTTCTCATCGGCATttgttgaagttgaagGTATAATACAATGCTGGAATGGGGTACTTCATATTTTCAAGGCTTTCAAAAAggatttaattttgaaaagacCTTGGCCGCTAAACATTATGCTAATATTCTGCGTAGGGATAACCTCCCTAGTGATGGTTAACAAGGAATTATCCGCGGCAAGAGCTACCGAGTCATACAAACAAGCGATTGAGTTACTTTCTTTTTTGGCAAACGAATCTGTCCCTTCTAATCAGTTTCCGATGGCAATAGAAGCTCTATTGGCTTTGAATCAGTGCAGTAAGTTGGTCCAGATGAAAATCAACGAAGATTTAGAATCCATGAAGATGATTAACGTGGGATTAGGTGACGAGATTCTAAGGAAAAGAATTCATGAACTGAAAGAGAATTCTGAAGCTTCACTTCCTTATGAAAAGGTTAAAATTTCTAAAGCGAATGAATCACCGTGTTTTCAATCGAATTCGgcaaatgaagaaattttagaaGATTACCATAACATTTTTAATGAGATAGATTGGTTTGGAGAGATTTCTGAAGGCAATCTATTCATTGAATACGACTTTCTTTGACATAAAATATAAGGCTTTGCTTTAAACAAAACAAATTATGATTTTACTTCGCGCGCTTGCTGAGCCTGTTGTTGTCTTGTTATATTTGTACAAACCGGGTTGATGAGACATTATGAGGTGAATTTTCATACATGGTTACTTTGATGTACTTCCCCGTGAATTGGGtgtttctttttttttttgagtTAG
The nucleotide sequence above comes from Debaryomyces hansenii CBS767 chromosome A complete sequence. Encoded proteins:
- a CDS encoding DEHA2D00682p (no similarity), which produces MVSCEISVAWQTICGKLPMRVKESKLNVCKLCFNHASKSHINHHLRTEHRVNCNFQRHVFRTTGYAIPNQKCGFSYLYREKEYTKPPTSMTTIEGPHTHLRHENEFLRTINTNLYYGKRYPQYLHSENKEESIPVFEAVKKYILQDRPHLKGTHPIYNRMLREGILKVPALFTTQVIYANYAGRFFCTFAKLCNNRIIEEVVTNPTDEVVKRAVMETIEKYIVVEEDTTEMFMKAVIISLMLPDDRFAQSKVRAKIFDGINYFLKLAIADYMLMRNNAKEIIKKSGESSIPCI
- a CDS encoding DEHA2D00726p (similar to uniprot|P36032 Saccharomyces cerevisiae YKL221w MCH2), which codes for MESTIRTDIEKSVPVSESKERLDGGYGWVMVFATFLFLFSTWGVNSAFGVYFSEYLKNNTFPGASRIDYAFIGGISFGVGLFSGPLVNYVHGILGTHLTILLGNCFQFTSIMLASWSVSLWQLYCSQGIMQSFGLALISLPALTLLTQWFTKRRALAQGLAVMGSGAGGVTFTMAMYKVMEVRNVHWALRAQAIISACLVLIGVALVRTRTKAVVFIPIDMPTLKCVGFWLLCFFNVTCVFGYVIILYTMSSYTTSLGYTQYQGAIVSTMVQVGFCFGRPLIGHVSDIVGPATITVFCYYMATIFTLAMWITARNYESLIMLALLEGTFIGAVFSTTAPIIVHLVGLRRVNVAFCMSWVFFGVASIFGEPVGVCLTDLLPNGNLDPNSFKKTAIFAGCSFFVCATFMLFLRGYLIARERIMEKFYSDEKSIDRLYVNVPARDVFNHLFVWSNIRA
- a CDS encoding DEHA2D00704p (no similarity), which encodes MDNNTFPNSIRRYILERGGEHRDMDVDADIGLFGITSFNYRTLFDKSAHQNITHTEMVYKFFGIGNTSDVDLEPQSQKLYFKNHPEEWKELFIFFCVMPFTEYEFQGKDGKLLNPTTLHAIGSSHGTDNVLIETFSELEYESFNKIIPEGRLAFNLENILKTDIFSSNFNKDESKRIITNLLFLGLHMKYMLVTDVSSTDEDTYKEIFKEYLFNPICECVAALLYFEINVRTKNTAGRTGVNTKVPHQSNDIFHSHPDVVAYDKWKHRRSLAIVEVKKLPILKGEKVVDFTESRMVSFIIQVVAEMFSDHTNKGMLTDSYTTILIEIDIERSMEIVNQKLTGPGNCKFIALNYRILDCQSSGLTLRGGLISFIYEAFSANEYQLNYVKRGLDAIYDYVRKSDEEYLTYLDGLGEKADKIFKNNYNAFMRQLHVIEPKIGLGEFKRIDVQSGVTFNSQLFKVNSKDVKMYLKEDIDETVELIVKVFDPAKAKRDHNKYVIKKHDMFDNCRRAYLCEKRAYERLLPNFKFNSVYIAQKPVYGRFFIGNHYHALGPFIVLKYLAKETLPRDEETYEKAKEQLSIIHLYNIIHGDISPRNILYSQGKVYFIDFGYSEYTEDKLGSNPVSANPERIKSEHQQLCGIFGQPISKEYE